In Symmachiella dynata, the following are encoded in one genomic region:
- a CDS encoding SDR family oxidoreductase, translated as MNVLIIGCGYVGQRAAQAWLSEGHSVSALTRNAENATRLAAQGITPIIGDVTRPASLIDLPAADLLLYAVGFDRSAAHSQRDVYVDGLANVLAEIHARTGRLIYLSSTSVYGQTGGEWVDESSPCEPIRDNGQVCLDAEQVIKSQLGGDSTAEFQILRLAGIYGPNRLLARVAALRDGEPLAGNPEGYLNLIHVEDIVRTILACAERGVAGQTYLVSDDRPITRRAYYETLAQLIGAAAPQFGGGGSGRHGAESLNKRCRNRRLRDELAVELAYPTIETGLPAALGELQ; from the coding sequence GTGAACGTTTTGATCATCGGCTGTGGGTATGTCGGCCAACGCGCCGCGCAAGCCTGGCTGAGCGAAGGTCACTCCGTGAGCGCGTTGACGCGTAACGCGGAAAACGCGACACGGTTGGCAGCACAAGGCATCACGCCGATCATCGGGGATGTCACGCGGCCGGCATCGTTAATCGACCTGCCGGCCGCGGACTTGTTGCTGTACGCCGTTGGTTTCGACCGATCAGCTGCGCATTCGCAACGTGACGTCTATGTCGACGGTTTAGCAAATGTACTCGCAGAGATTCACGCGCGCACAGGCCGTTTAATCTATCTTTCCAGCACGAGCGTGTACGGCCAAACCGGGGGCGAGTGGGTCGATGAGTCCTCCCCGTGCGAGCCAATTCGCGACAACGGTCAAGTATGCCTGGATGCCGAACAGGTTATCAAATCGCAGCTGGGTGGGGATTCGACTGCGGAGTTTCAAATTCTCCGTCTGGCGGGTATCTACGGGCCGAACCGTCTGTTGGCCCGCGTCGCTGCCCTTCGCGACGGCGAACCGTTGGCCGGCAATCCTGAAGGGTACCTGAATTTGATCCACGTCGAGGACATTGTCCGCACAATTCTGGCCTGTGCGGAGCGCGGTGTCGCGGGGCAGACGTATCTAGTCAGCGACGACCGTCCGATAACGCGCCGCGCGTATTATGAAACCTTGGCCCAGCTGATTGGAGCGGCGGCTCCCCAATTTGGCGGTGGTGGCTCGGGACGGCACGGGGCGGAGAGTCTCAACAAACGCTGCAGGAACCGCCGGTTGCGTGATGAATTGGCGGTCGAACTGGCCTATCCAACGATCGAAACCGGTCTGCCGGCGGCTCTGGGCGAATTACAGTAA
- a CDS encoding Rieske (2Fe-2S) protein, which yields MLETIPIGLASEVPLGASKIFESDGRRVAVFNLDGQFHAIDNSCPHRGASLAVGELSGTTVSCPLHGWEFDVVTGDCTSHAGNPVERFEVHVEEGELRIEIPPAVETPPVKDDGVHRYLIRYGALGWVAWFGSIESVECRHKDRVVVNTSRGLELGEVLSSPLDGRRPLSVNAEKPTGEVLRRASEDDLAQVKLMSAEPPGLLDACEQLLAAHDPTVDVVDFEFLFDGKTIVLYFLGEQLPELETIGEQLSKQFHFEVRFFPLVEPPPQAGGCGSGGCGSGGCGTGHE from the coding sequence ATGTTGGAAACGATACCGATCGGTCTGGCGAGCGAAGTTCCGCTCGGAGCGAGCAAGATTTTTGAATCGGACGGTCGCCGCGTGGCGGTTTTCAATCTCGATGGCCAATTTCACGCCATCGACAACAGCTGTCCCCATCGTGGCGCATCGCTAGCCGTGGGTGAGCTGTCGGGCACAACCGTTTCTTGTCCGCTGCATGGTTGGGAATTCGATGTCGTCACCGGCGATTGCACGTCGCATGCAGGCAACCCGGTCGAGCGTTTCGAGGTTCATGTCGAAGAGGGCGAGCTGCGAATCGAAATTCCCCCGGCCGTCGAAACCCCGCCGGTCAAGGACGATGGCGTGCACCGTTATCTCATCCGCTACGGCGCGCTGGGTTGGGTGGCTTGGTTCGGTTCGATTGAATCCGTGGAATGTCGCCACAAAGACCGGGTGGTTGTGAATACCTCGCGCGGCTTGGAGCTCGGGGAAGTTCTGTCGAGCCCGTTGGACGGACGCCGTCCTCTTTCCGTCAACGCCGAGAAACCAACCGGTGAAGTGCTACGCCGCGCAAGCGAGGACGATCTGGCGCAAGTCAAACTGATGTCCGCTGAACCACCCGGATTGTTGGATGCCTGCGAGCAATTGTTGGCCGCGCACGACCCAACGGTGGATGTCGTCGACTTCGAGTTTCTATTCGACGGCAAGACAATCGTGCTGTATTTCTTGGGAGAGCAACTCCCCGAGTTGGAAACCATCGGCGAGCAGTTGTCGAAGCAATTCCATTTCGAGGTCCGCTTTTTCCCGCTCGTCGAACCTCCGCCACAAGCGGGAGGCTGCGGCTCCGGGGGCTGTGGTTCGGGTGGTTGCGGCACAGGCCACGAGTAG
- a CDS encoding sugar phosphate isomerase/epimerase family protein, which produces MRAIVSCLTNSYGRFGARGAIENIRAAGLEYLELPIRTAGAKSIFGDEPLVTTEASTADLTAVKSLLSDHGVKLASCNITSGNPLQRDVVDITKHKLGIAAEFGVKLVVGGAGEADDAEQLSQLYAHLREIGDCAATHGITYCFETHPGICVNHRYMLQTMEELQHPNLRINFDTGNMLYFNENIVVEVGLAKVSHYVKHLHLKDSQGNPGEWYFPALGYGGAVDFLQVLHIMRGCGFTGPYSLELEGIRGEPELSLAETQQRIIDSVETLKSCGYFD; this is translated from the coding sequence ATGCGGGCAATTGTTTCTTGTTTGACAAACAGTTACGGACGCTTCGGCGCGCGGGGCGCGATTGAAAACATTCGCGCTGCCGGGTTGGAGTACCTCGAACTACCGATCCGCACCGCCGGGGCAAAATCGATCTTCGGCGATGAGCCGCTAGTGACGACCGAGGCGAGCACGGCGGACTTAACGGCTGTCAAAAGTCTGCTCAGCGATCATGGTGTCAAATTGGCCAGCTGTAATATCACCAGCGGCAATCCACTGCAGCGTGATGTCGTCGATATCACAAAACACAAACTTGGCATCGCCGCCGAGTTCGGCGTGAAACTCGTAGTCGGGGGAGCTGGGGAAGCAGATGACGCTGAACAATTGTCGCAGCTCTACGCGCATCTCCGCGAGATCGGCGATTGCGCGGCGACGCATGGCATCACTTATTGTTTCGAGACGCATCCGGGAATCTGTGTGAACCATCGGTATATGCTGCAAACCATGGAGGAGCTGCAGCACCCCAATCTGCGGATCAACTTCGATACCGGCAACATGTTGTACTTTAACGAAAACATCGTCGTTGAAGTCGGGTTGGCTAAAGTCTCTCACTACGTCAAACACCTGCACCTGAAGGACAGCCAGGGAAATCCCGGCGAATGGTATTTTCCGGCACTGGGGTATGGAGGGGCCGTAGATTTCCTGCAGGTGCTGCACATCATGCGCGGCTGCGGATTCACAGGGCCGTACAGTTTGGAGCTAGAAGGCATTCGCGGCGAACCGGAGCTCTCTCTCGCTGAGACGCAGCAACGAATTATCGACAGCGTCGAGACACTCAAATCGTGCGGTTACTTTGATTGA
- a CDS encoding transglutaminase TgpA family protein, with protein sequence MPFLKTFQLSMYAQVFLASGLLAAAEGGASPAYLTFVVGLVALIFNDSRREFGLSEWWANGLALGAFLVASWEFMGDSQESKLLAGTHLIIYLLWIVLLWNREMRHFWWICALCLLHVALAAVLTQASWFGMVLVVYVLFMVWNLTLFSLYRAEEEVVSAPTVFASDTGTALLQASGKNAGRHSRVQGNVQSDFGRSRVGSRLAFGSLVTSLSGLLVGSAIFVMTPRVWIPPKKSEQAESPNVSPIRSVTGFTEEVQLGDIGEILESSEPVLSVQVVDNDTNTALDVIDFANSYDMNEPYLRGSVLVKYSAGKWQTGKRDRDPDRMSHAPRLGSRGWIRQDITLEPMGTKLLFAMRPFCSGNFAIGERDGNENALFLAYPSYTISPRTSESGSKQIRYRIYSRPPTNPPSPPKDFSSFRYIETSQKGRELTAVPESQKLKALAQQVAARVNRESLQGDEYTLAVARALESHLRDSGEYTYSLSAAVMDPTIDPVDDFLFNRKSGHCEYYAAALTLMLRSVGIPARLINGFKGGEYDAQEKVLRVEQRHAHSWVEAAIGDHWLTMDATPAAERQRIVASHKPGYWEVLKRTFWGFWRENVVSFSLAKQRREIFEPMLDYLQKAFSSTAGMRAAAVDFWNWFYSTVTNPQRWISIDGGILVFLLLGVPVLIFHWTSKIWRRLRGRWARRKSAHAGPTRLVEFYQRFQVLTRRMGFVRQPQQTQREYAAAIQQVVDATAEEPEMNNVSNEIADSFYRVRFGDDPLNAEEQRQVDQQLQLMEALSKRRPR encoded by the coding sequence ATGCCATTCCTCAAAACCTTTCAATTGAGCATGTACGCCCAGGTCTTCTTGGCCAGTGGGTTGTTAGCAGCAGCCGAGGGAGGGGCATCGCCGGCCTACCTGACGTTCGTCGTTGGCTTGGTGGCGCTGATATTCAACGACTCACGCCGAGAGTTTGGTCTGTCGGAATGGTGGGCAAACGGTTTGGCGTTGGGGGCGTTTTTGGTCGCGTCTTGGGAGTTTATGGGAGACAGCCAAGAATCCAAACTCCTCGCCGGAACACACTTGATCATCTATTTGCTGTGGATCGTGCTCCTGTGGAATCGGGAAATGCGGCATTTTTGGTGGATCTGCGCCTTGTGCCTGCTGCACGTCGCACTGGCCGCCGTATTAACGCAAGCCAGCTGGTTCGGCATGGTGCTTGTGGTCTACGTTCTCTTCATGGTCTGGAACCTGACGCTGTTTTCGTTGTATCGCGCAGAGGAAGAAGTTGTCTCCGCCCCCACGGTGTTTGCTTCCGATACTGGGACCGCGTTATTGCAAGCTTCGGGGAAAAATGCGGGAAGACACAGCCGCGTTCAAGGCAATGTGCAAAGCGACTTCGGCAGGTCCCGCGTCGGGAGCCGTTTGGCATTCGGTTCACTTGTCACGTCGCTATCGGGTTTATTGGTGGGCTCCGCAATTTTTGTGATGACTCCCCGTGTGTGGATTCCGCCGAAAAAATCGGAGCAAGCCGAATCCCCCAACGTTTCGCCCATTCGATCAGTGACCGGCTTCACGGAGGAGGTGCAGCTCGGTGACATTGGCGAGATCCTGGAAAGTAGCGAGCCTGTGCTGTCGGTGCAGGTCGTCGACAATGATACGAATACAGCATTAGACGTAATCGATTTTGCCAACTCGTATGATATGAACGAACCATACCTGCGCGGCTCGGTCCTCGTGAAATATAGCGCCGGTAAGTGGCAAACAGGGAAGCGGGATAGAGATCCAGACCGAATGTCTCACGCACCGAGACTGGGGAGTCGGGGGTGGATTCGCCAAGACATCACGTTAGAACCGATGGGCACCAAGCTGCTATTTGCCATGCGGCCATTCTGTAGTGGTAATTTCGCCATCGGGGAGCGTGATGGCAACGAAAACGCGCTCTTTCTGGCATATCCCTCCTATACGATCTCTCCACGTACGAGCGAGTCGGGTTCGAAACAAATCAGATATCGGATTTATTCTCGCCCGCCAACTAATCCTCCATCGCCCCCCAAAGATTTTTCGTCGTTTCGATACATTGAAACATCGCAAAAAGGCCGCGAACTCACAGCAGTTCCTGAGTCACAGAAACTGAAAGCACTTGCGCAACAAGTCGCCGCACGCGTCAATCGAGAATCGTTGCAGGGGGACGAGTACACATTGGCTGTGGCCCGTGCTTTGGAATCGCATCTGCGTGACAGCGGGGAATACACCTATTCACTCAGTGCGGCGGTGATGGATCCGACGATTGACCCGGTGGATGATTTTCTCTTCAACCGTAAATCGGGGCATTGCGAATACTATGCGGCCGCGTTGACGTTGATGCTGCGTTCGGTCGGAATTCCCGCGCGGCTGATCAATGGATTCAAAGGGGGCGAATACGATGCCCAAGAGAAGGTCCTGCGGGTCGAACAGCGGCATGCGCACTCTTGGGTCGAAGCGGCGATCGGCGATCATTGGCTCACAATGGATGCGACGCCGGCGGCGGAGCGACAACGGATCGTCGCCTCACACAAGCCGGGTTACTGGGAGGTCTTAAAGCGGACTTTTTGGGGATTTTGGCGAGAGAATGTGGTGAGTTTCTCGCTGGCGAAACAGCGACGGGAGATTTTCGAGCCCATGCTGGATTATCTCCAAAAAGCATTTAGTTCCACCGCCGGGATGCGGGCCGCTGCGGTCGATTTTTGGAATTGGTTTTACAGCACGGTCACCAATCCGCAGCGATGGATCAGCATCGATGGCGGGATCCTTGTGTTTTTGCTCTTGGGCGTTCCGGTCTTGATTTTCCATTGGACAAGCAAAATTTGGCGTCGACTACGAGGAAGATGGGCGAGAAGAAAATCGGCGCACGCCGGTCCGACCCGCCTAGTTGAGTTTTACCAACGGTTTCAAGTCCTCACACGACGGATGGGGTTTGTGCGACAGCCCCAACAGACGCAACGTGAGTACGCCGCCGCGATTCAGCAGGTCGTTGATGCTACGGCGGAGGAACCGGAAATGAATAACGTCAGCAATGAAATTGCCGATTCGTTTTATCGTGTCCGATTTGGGGACGATCCCCTCAATGCCGAGGAACAACGGCAGGTCGATCAGCAATTGCAATTGATGGAAGCATTGTCGAAACGGCGGCCACGCTAG
- a CDS encoding ArnT family glycosyltransferase encodes MAAPDDNVATTQPAGDAQTARTRRPLLQRIPIGGIVVSIVVMLLMGITVRDYGLTTDEPIYILNTHRFIDWTVDLFGQGPSVAFEKERLREGIYFARSDSKNLPATTLIAALGYVTVGQFDSAPAAYRWGNVIVFAITCGVVFQWIRRELSYGAAMIAVLALLGTPRLFANAHFLNIDTLVGCFWVLAAWALYYSRENWRWSIGFALFCGVGMMTKPTFWFALPWFCVWGLFYHRRELWRAAVCLATVTPLTALLLIPLWWSNPVGGFFDYIALLRQEENGWQIDAFYLGDVYQMTGMPPVPWHSVIVLPLVTTPIWILVLAAVGLVHWLRRERTSDLLGLWVGSSWVLPLIVMLPSTPAHDGVRLYRASFFFLALIAAYGFQTLSDRWLKRTDQSTDSTRLRWEWVAIAALAALAVWPLWRMHPGQLSYYNLAVGGLHGAAMPQEVSSLPGNFKRPQFEIDYWWAAMNEPAWAEMQQQLPQGAKLWVFPEHFGLERLQEWEDLRQDITIVGPDQAQYLLLYGRLGRLLDPRSGNLGRLFLEGQPLWELRIDGVRVAALFRM; translated from the coding sequence ATGGCGGCCCCGGATGACAACGTAGCCACGACGCAACCCGCCGGCGATGCTCAGACCGCACGAACGCGTCGGCCGTTGCTGCAGCGTATTCCCATCGGCGGAATCGTGGTGTCGATTGTCGTGATGCTGCTGATGGGGATCACGGTGCGCGACTACGGTCTGACGACCGATGAACCGATCTACATTCTCAACACGCATCGATTCATCGATTGGACGGTTGATTTGTTTGGGCAGGGACCGTCGGTCGCGTTTGAGAAAGAGCGATTGCGGGAAGGGATTTATTTTGCGCGGAGCGACAGCAAGAATCTTCCAGCCACGACGCTGATTGCTGCGTTGGGCTACGTCACCGTTGGCCAGTTCGATTCCGCACCGGCGGCTTATCGCTGGGGGAACGTGATTGTTTTTGCCATTACGTGTGGCGTGGTGTTTCAGTGGATACGGCGGGAGTTGTCGTACGGCGCCGCCATGATTGCCGTGCTCGCACTCCTCGGCACACCGCGACTGTTTGCCAATGCGCATTTTTTGAACATCGATACACTCGTGGGCTGCTTCTGGGTCTTAGCCGCCTGGGCACTGTATTACAGCCGCGAGAATTGGCGGTGGTCGATTGGGTTTGCCCTGTTTTGCGGCGTGGGCATGATGACCAAACCGACGTTTTGGTTTGCGCTGCCGTGGTTTTGTGTGTGGGGTCTGTTCTATCACCGACGGGAACTGTGGCGCGCGGCGGTCTGTTTGGCCACGGTGACACCGCTGACGGCGCTCTTGCTGATTCCGCTGTGGTGGTCCAATCCCGTTGGCGGGTTCTTTGATTACATCGCTCTGTTGCGGCAAGAGGAAAACGGTTGGCAAATCGATGCCTTTTACTTGGGCGACGTCTATCAAATGACCGGCATGCCGCCGGTTCCCTGGCACAGCGTGATTGTATTGCCGTTGGTCACGACGCCGATTTGGATCTTGGTCTTGGCCGCGGTCGGACTGGTGCATTGGCTGCGCCGGGAGCGAACTTCGGACCTGTTGGGGCTGTGGGTCGGCAGCAGCTGGGTGCTGCCGTTGATCGTCATGCTCCCCTCCACCCCAGCTCATGACGGCGTAAGGCTGTATCGCGCGTCGTTTTTCTTTTTGGCGCTGATCGCCGCTTATGGTTTCCAAACACTCAGTGACCGATGGCTCAAGCGGACGGACCAATCCACAGACTCGACGCGTTTGCGGTGGGAGTGGGTGGCAATTGCCGCGCTGGCAGCCTTGGCCGTTTGGCCGCTGTGGCGGATGCATCCGGGGCAGCTTTCGTATTACAACCTGGCCGTCGGCGGACTGCACGGCGCGGCAATGCCGCAGGAGGTGAGCTCCTTGCCGGGGAATTTCAAACGCCCGCAATTTGAAATCGATTATTGGTGGGCAGCAATGAACGAACCGGCCTGGGCGGAGATGCAACAGCAACTGCCGCAAGGGGCCAAGCTGTGGGTCTTTCCGGAACACTTCGGACTCGAACGGCTGCAAGAGTGGGAGGACCTGCGCCAAGACATCACGATTGTCGGCCCTGATCAAGCCCAGTACCTGCTGCTGTACGGACGGCTGGGACGCTTGCTGGACCCGCGCAGCGGAAACCTGGGCCGTCTATTTTTAGAGGGCCAACCGCTTTGGGAATTACGGATCGACGGCGTACGCGTCGCCGCATTGTTCCGAATGTGA
- the aroA gene encoding 3-phosphoshikimate 1-carboxyvinyltransferase, which produces MSDPLPISPVTQPLSGTVRPPGSKSLTNRALIVAALADGGSELTGVLDSQDTQVMLESLARLGFNVQHDQSLARVSIKGCGGTVPAGGAELWLENSGTSIRFLTALCAAGQGEYRLDGSTRMRERPIGDLIAALNQLGGHVTSVAGTDCPPVRVVANGLRGGTVDVPGSISSQFLSAVLMAAPTAANRVDIQVAGTLVSVPYVEMTLAVMRQFGVEVEYDSYRRFSIEPQRYAPTRYAIEPDASAASYFFAAAAVTGGEITVEGLTRDALQGDVGFVDALAEMGCTVIDGSDSITVRGGPLRGIDIDMNAISDTAQTLAAIAPFAEGPTRIRNVAHMRHKETDRISALVIELRRLGARVDEFDDGLMIYPGPLNPATIETYDDHRMAMSFAITGLKSPGIQIADPGCTAKTYPRFFEDLAQLTDAS; this is translated from the coding sequence ATGTCTGACCCACTCCCCATTTCGCCCGTCACGCAACCGTTGTCGGGGACGGTCCGTCCGCCCGGTTCCAAGAGTCTCACCAACCGTGCCTTGATTGTGGCCGCTTTGGCCGATGGGGGCTCGGAATTGACGGGGGTTTTGGACAGCCAAGATACACAGGTCATGCTCGAAAGCCTGGCACGGCTGGGATTCAATGTGCAGCATGATCAGTCGTTGGCCAGAGTCAGTATTAAAGGATGTGGTGGAACGGTCCCAGCGGGCGGCGCGGAGTTATGGCTGGAAAACAGCGGGACGAGCATTCGATTTCTAACGGCACTCTGTGCGGCGGGCCAAGGCGAATATCGTCTCGATGGGTCGACACGCATGCGTGAGCGCCCGATCGGCGATCTGATTGCCGCTTTGAATCAACTGGGAGGCCATGTCACTTCGGTTGCGGGCACAGACTGTCCTCCGGTCCGCGTTGTTGCCAACGGCTTGCGGGGAGGCACGGTCGATGTGCCGGGCAGTATCTCAAGCCAGTTTCTCAGCGCCGTGCTCATGGCGGCTCCCACAGCAGCCAATCGTGTGGACATTCAAGTCGCCGGCACATTGGTCTCCGTGCCCTACGTCGAAATGACGTTGGCTGTGATGCGACAATTTGGCGTCGAGGTCGAATATGATTCCTACAGGCGATTTTCGATCGAACCGCAACGCTACGCGCCGACTCGTTACGCGATTGAACCGGATGCTTCGGCCGCCAGTTACTTCTTCGCCGCAGCAGCCGTCACGGGGGGAGAGATCACCGTGGAAGGTTTAACGCGTGACGCACTGCAGGGAGACGTCGGGTTTGTTGATGCGTTGGCGGAAATGGGCTGCACCGTGATCGATGGCAGCGACAGCATTACGGTACGGGGCGGGCCGCTACGGGGGATCGACATCGACATGAATGCGATCAGCGACACGGCCCAGACGTTGGCAGCCATCGCGCCGTTCGCCGAGGGACCGACGCGGATTCGCAATGTCGCCCATATGCGGCATAAAGAGACGGATCGCATTTCCGCCCTGGTCATCGAGTTGCGGCGGCTGGGGGCTCGGGTCGACGAATTCGACGACGGGCTGATGATCTACCCCGGTCCGTTAAACCCGGCGACGATCGAAACCTACGATGATCATCGTATGGCGATGAGTTTCGCAATCACGGGCCTCAAATCACCGGGCATCCAAATTGCGGACCCCGGCTGCACCGCGAAAACGTATCCCCGTTTCTTCGAGGACCTCGCCCAGTTGACGGACGCCTCGTAA
- a CDS encoding citrate/2-methylcitrate synthase codes for MTTEAYHPGLEGVIAGETAISTIEGGLQYRGYSIADLAEHSTFLEVAYLLLHGKLPSEEELADFLAIYSESAEVDDSIIEFLRQIPLHVGAMDVLRTGISAISHFDPQLDDDSEGGNIAKAVRMLAQIPILIAARYRMTLGMDLIEPDPDLSFAANILYMITGKCPSEQRERAMDVSLILYAEHEFNASTFTARVVTSTQSDIYSAIVAAVGALKGPLHGGANERVMEVLEEVGSPDNAEDWIRDALAKKRRIMGFGHRVYKTGDPRAVILKRYCGELAEKTRNLELEKMADVIEGIVVEEKGLPPNLDWPSARLYHYLGLDVELYTPLFVASRVSGWAAHAIEQTANNRLIRPRSRYTGPTGQRFLPISGR; via the coding sequence ATGACAACCGAAGCTTATCATCCCGGACTAGAAGGCGTGATTGCCGGCGAAACTGCGATCTCGACGATTGAAGGGGGATTGCAATACCGCGGTTATTCAATCGCCGACCTAGCCGAGCACTCCACGTTTCTCGAAGTCGCCTACCTGTTGCTGCATGGCAAACTCCCCTCGGAAGAAGAGTTGGCGGACTTTCTGGCCATCTATTCCGAATCGGCGGAAGTCGACGACTCGATCATCGAGTTTTTACGGCAGATTCCGCTACACGTTGGGGCGATGGATGTGTTGCGAACCGGAATCAGCGCAATCTCGCATTTCGACCCGCAACTCGACGATGATTCCGAAGGGGGCAACATCGCCAAAGCGGTCCGCATGCTGGCACAGATTCCTATTCTGATCGCGGCGCGGTATCGCATGACTCTGGGAATGGATTTGATCGAGCCTGATCCCGATCTCAGCTTCGCTGCCAACATCCTGTACATGATCACCGGCAAATGCCCGTCGGAACAGCGGGAGCGGGCTATGGATGTCTCGCTGATTTTGTACGCCGAACATGAGTTCAACGCATCGACATTCACGGCGCGGGTCGTGACCTCGACGCAGTCCGATATTTATTCGGCCATCGTTGCGGCAGTCGGGGCGCTCAAAGGTCCGCTGCATGGCGGTGCCAATGAACGGGTGATGGAAGTCCTGGAGGAAGTTGGGTCTCCGGATAACGCCGAAGATTGGATCCGTGATGCGCTGGCCAAGAAACGTCGCATTATGGGATTCGGACACCGCGTCTATAAAACCGGTGACCCACGGGCTGTGATTTTGAAACGCTACTGCGGAGAATTGGCTGAGAAAACCCGCAACCTGGAATTGGAAAAAATGGCCGATGTCATCGAAGGGATTGTTGTAGAGGAGAAAGGACTTCCTCCGAATCTCGATTGGCCCAGCGCGCGGCTGTATCACTATCTCGGCTTGGATGTCGAATTGTATACGCCGCTGTTTGTCGCCAGTCGCGTCTCCGGTTGGGCGGCGCACGCTATCGAGCAAACCGCCAATAACCGACTGATTCGTCCCCGCAGCCGCTACACTGGACCGACCGGACAACGCTTCCTCCCCATCAGCGGCCGGTAA